The Nymphalis io chromosome 14, ilAglIoxx1.1, whole genome shotgun sequence genome has a segment encoding these proteins:
- the LOC126773478 gene encoding mucin-5AC-like, with translation MEDRCHFYFIFVLIFSYSVICDDCVTFDFENDFNSTFSNELGVCVTRLMWNVGYYENLPIESPDASSITYVYPNEILSCASSFKFSMSGNGIIEVNLYMEPTSSSDQITILANQIVEGGNDAVVGNLLIIAMDPNFVSGWRTARMKLTGFGTYNGYISILGMAAKDSIVLVDSFRYIPPETVEEECIIYEKVETTTTTITTKPETTSTMSDTTLWESTSDYPEITTTTQPVITTQNPEPTTISQTSESEITTDDETQSTVFPTTDNDSTITNGVPETTITKPVTTTTMSPTSESEITTDDGTQTTVFPTTDNDSTITNGVPETTITKPVTTTTISPTSESERTTDDGTQTTVFPTTDNDSTITTRDPEITTDDGTQTTVFPTTDNDSTITNGVPETTITKPVTTTTISPTSESERTTDDGTQTTVFPTTDNDSTITTRDPEITTDDGTQTTVFPTTDNDSTITTRDPEITTDDGTQTTVFPTTDNDSTITTRDPEITTDDGTQTTVFPTTDNDSTITNGVPETTITKPVTTTTMSPTSESEITTDDGTQTTEFPTTDNDSTITNGVPETTITKPVTTTTISLTSESERTTNDGTQTTVFPTTDNDSTITTRDPEITTDDGTQTTVFPTTDNDSTITTRDPEITTDDGTQTTVFPTTDNDSTITNGVPETTITKPVTTTTMSPTSDSEITTDDGTQTTEFPTTDNDSTITNGIPETTITKPVTTTTISPTSESERTTNDGTQTTVFPTTDNDSTITNGVPETTITKPVTTTTISPTSESEITTDVGTQSTVFPTTDNDSTITNGVPETTITKPVMTTTISPTSESEITTDVGTQTTVFPTTDNDSTITNGVPETTITKPVMTTTISPTSESEITIDDGTQTTVFPTTDNDSTITNRVPETTITKYVTTTTISPTSESEIPTDDGTQTTVFPTTDNNFQSTSNIETTKSDMTPEPDTPDTTPGTSGTITTDHDDTTEKPNYPEKTGFWNAFTISMVIFLILIILILTALISYYIGKRRTRRDSQLTLTDFENLPSSIHIPRVSKVWTNSTTLRKLATIIKME, from the exons ATGGAGGATCGCtgtcacttttattttattttcgtcttGATATTCAGTTATAGTGTGATATGTGACGATTGTGTTACTTTTGATTTCGAAAATGACTTTAATAGTACGTTCAGTAATGAATTGGGAGTGTGTGTTACCCGATTGATGTGGAATGTTggatattatgaaaatttaccAATCGAGAGCCCTGATGCGAGCTCAATCACTTACGTTTATCCGAATGAAATTCTGAGTTGTGCTTcatcttttaaattttcaatgtcAGGTAATGGGATTATTGAAGTGAATCTGTATATGGAACCAACCTCAAGCTCTGATCAGATTACGATACTCGCGAATCAGATAGTAGAGGGTGGAAATGACGCTGTTGTGGGGAATTTATTGATCATCGCTATGGACCCTAATTTTGTCAGCGGGTGGCGTACAGCCAGAATGAAGCTGACTGGATTCGGTACATATAACGGCTAT ATATCAATACTTGGAATGGCGGCCAAAGATTCAATAGTTTTAGTTGATTCATTTCGATACATTCCGCCAGAAACTGTTGAAGAGGAATGTATCATTTATGAGAAAGTTGAAACAACAACTACAACTATAACAACTAAGCCAGAAACTACATCCACGATGTCAGATACGACTCTATGGGAATCAACAAGTGATTATCCAGAGATTACTACAACCACTCAACCTGTAATCACAACACAGAATCCTGAACCTACAACGATATCACAGACATCAGAATCTGAAATAACAACTGACGATGAAACACAATCAACTGTGTTTCCAACAACAGATAACGATTCAACAATTACAAATGGAGTTCCTGAAACAACAATTACAAAGCCTGTGACGACAACAACGATGTCACCGACATCGGAATCTGAAATAACAACCGACGATGGAACACAAACCACTGTGTTTCCAACAACAGATAACGATTCAACAATTACAAATGGAGTTCCTGAAACAACAATTACGAAGCCTGTGACGACGACAACGATATCACCGACATCGGAATCCGAAAGAACAACCGATGATGGAACACAAACCACTGTGTTTCCAACAACAGATAACGATTCAACAATTACAACTAGAGATCCTGAAATAACAACCGACGATGGAACACAAACAACTGTTTTTCCAACAACAGATAACGATTCAACAATTACAAATGGAGTTCCTGAAACAACAATCACGAAGCCTGTGACGACGACAACGATATCACCGACATCGGAATCCGAAAGAACAACCGATGATGGAACACAAACCACTGTGTTTCCAACAACAGATAACGATTCAACAATTACAACTAGAGATCCTGAAATAACAACCGATGATGGAACACAAACAACTGTGTTTCCAACAACAGATAACGATTCAACAATTACAACTAGAGATCCTGAAATAACAACCGACGATGGAACACAAACAACTGTGTTTCCAACAACAGATAACGATTCAACAATTACAACTAGAGATCCTGAAATAACAACCGACGATGGAACACAAACAACTGTGTTTCCAACAACAGATAACGATTCAACAATTACAAATGGAGTTCCTGAAACAACAATTACAAAGCCTGTGACGACAACAACGATGTCACCGACATCGGAATCTGAAATAACAACCGACGATGGAACACAAACCACTGAGTTTCCAACAACAGATAACGATTCAACAATTACAAATGGAGTTCCTGAAACAACAATTACGAAGCCTGTGACGACGACAACGATATCACTGACATCGGAATCCGAAAGAACAACCAATGATGGAACACAAACCACTGTGTTTCCAACAACAGATAACGATTCAACAATTACAACTAGAGATCCTGAAATAACAACCGACGATGGAACACAAACAACTGTGTTTCCAACAACAGATAACGATTCAACAATTACAACTAGAGATCCTGAAATAACAACCGACGATGGAACACAAACAACTGTGTTTCCAACAACAGATAACGATTCAACAATTACAAATGGAGTTCCTGAAACAACAATTACAAAGCCTGTGACGACAACAACGATGTCACCGACATCGGATTCTGAAATAACAACCGACGATGGAACACAAACCACTGAGTTTCCAACAACAGATAACGATTCAACAATTACAAATGGAATTCCTGAAACAACAATTACGAAGCCTGTGACGACGACAACGATATCACCGACATCGGAATCCGAAAGAACAACCAATGATGGAACACAAACCACTGTGTTTCCAACAACAGATAACGATTCAACAATTACAAATGGAGTTCCTGAAACAACAATTACAAAGCCTGTGACGACAACAACGATATCACCGACATCGGAATCTGAAATAACAACCGACGTTGGAACACAATCAACTGTGTTTCCAACAACAGATAACGATTCAACAATTACAAATGGAGTTCCTGAAACAACAATTACGAAGCCTGTGATGACAACAACGATATCACCGACATCGGAATCTGAAATAACAACCGATGTTGGAACACAAACCACTGTGTTTCCAACAACAGATAACGATTCAACAATTACAAATGGAGTTCCTGAAACAACAATTACAAAGCCTGTGATGACAACAACGATATCACCGACATCGGAATCTGAAATAACAATCGACGATGGAACACAAACAACTGTGTTTCCAACAACAGATAACGATTCAACAATTACAAATAGAGTTCCtgaaacaacaataacaaagtATGTAACGACAACAACGATATCACCGACATCGGAATCTGAAATACCAACCGACGATGGAACACAAACAACTGTGTTTCCAACAACAGATAACAATTTTCAATCTACATCCAATATAGAAACAACAAAATCTGATATGACACCAGAGCCTGATACTCCAGATACAACACCAGGAACCAGTGGCACAATCACAACTGACCACGATGATACAACAGAAAAGCCAAACTATCCAGAAAAAACTGGATTTTGGAATGCATTTACCATATCCATGGTTATctttctaatattaattattctaattctTACAgctttaatatcatattatattggaAAAAGGAGAACTCGACGTGATTCTCAATTAACACTTACTGACTTTGAAAATCTTCCTAGCTCGATACATATTCCGAGGGTGTCAAAAGTTTGGACAAACTCAACGACGTTGCGAAAATTGGCTACTATCATTAAAATGGAATAA